The sequence GTATTTGGGCTGCGTGCCGGCCGGAACGCAGGGCGGCAGCGCCTCAATCGTCTCGTCCATCGAGGGATCGAAGAAGAAGGGCTGCGAATAGCGCTCGCGGCCCGAGCGGTTGATGACGCGGTGCGGCGTCGACACGAACAGGTCGTTGGACCAGCGGGCGAGGATGTCGCCGACATTCATCACGAACGTATCGGGAATCGGCGGCGCGGGGATCCAGTCGCCGGCCTTGTTCTTGACCTCGAGCCCGCCGACATCGTCCTGCGCAAGCAGGGTGATGTAGCCGTAATCGGTATGCGGCGCGGAACCGAACAGTCCGGCTTCCTCGGGCTGCGTCGGATAGTGCAGCAGGCGCAGGAAGGTCGTGGGCTTCTCGAAATAGCGATCCATGCTCTCGGGCGGCAGGCCGAGCGAGATCGAGATGGCGCCGACCAGTTCGCGGGCCAGCGCGCTCATTTCGGCGACATAGCGATCGATCGTGGCGTGGAAGCCCGGCAGTTCCGCCTCGGACGGCCACTGGTTCGGACCCTGCAGCGGCTTGCCGGCCAGCGCATCCGGATCGTCAGCCGCGACCTCGTGCATGAAGAAGATGGATTCGCTCTGGTTCGGCTTGCTGACCTTGGCGACCGAGGACGTGACGATGGTCGAGCCGTTGAAGGGCAGGTAGCCGCGGAAGTTCTTGTCGATCTTGAGCTTCAGCTTCTGCTCGTCCGGGAGGGCGAAGAAGGCGCGGCTCATGCTGCGCACGGCCTCGACATCCTCGCGCGGGACGCGGTGTCCCGAAACATACAGGAAGCCGACCGTCTCGAGATAGCCGCGCAGCGTCTCGGCGACGGCGCGGGCGTCAGCGGGATCGCCGGTATACAGCCCCGAAACGTCGAGGATCGGAATGTGCGAAAAATCTCCGCGTGCCTCTGCAACCATGCAAGCCTCCCATCTTGAACATAAGATACAGTACTGTATTCTCGGATCGCGTCGCTTGGCAATAGTCAGGCCCTTCCTCCCACAGCATCGACAAGGAAACGCCGTGGCTCCGCGCAAGATCATCATCGACACCGACCCGGGACAGGACGACGCCTTCGCGCTCCTGTTCGCCCTGGGCTCTCCTGGGGAACTCGAGGTGGTGGGCG is a genomic window of Kaistia defluvii containing:
- a CDS encoding isopenicillin N synthase family dioxygenase; protein product: MVAEARGDFSHIPILDVSGLYTGDPADARAVAETLRGYLETVGFLYVSGHRVPREDVEAVRSMSRAFFALPDEQKLKLKIDKNFRGYLPFNGSTIVTSSVAKVSKPNQSESIFFMHEVAADDPDALAGKPLQGPNQWPSEAELPGFHATIDRYVAEMSALARELVGAISISLGLPPESMDRYFEKPTTFLRLLHYPTQPEEAGLFGSAPHTDYGYITLLAQDDVGGLEVKNKAGDWIPAPPIPDTFVMNVGDILARWSNDLFVSTPHRVINRSGRERYSQPFFFDPSMDETIEALPPCVPAGTQPKYEPVVYRDYLMERIDKNYHYRKGAAASSQAS